The DNA sequence CCGTCAAGGATCCGGTGCTTACCGAGGACGAAGTCAAGGCTTGCATAGTGTTGCAGCCCGGAGCGAGTCTGACCGAGGAAGAACTCATCCGGTTTTGCGAGCCCCGCATGCCGTACTTCCACGTTCCCCGATACATCGAATTCATGGACGAGCTGCCCAAAACGCCCACGGACAAAATCCGAAAACACGTGTTGCGCGAGGCTGGATTGACGCCTCAAACGTGGGACCGGGAAGAAGCCGGCATCACGATCAAACGATGACCGGTCACGCAGCAAACATGCAAACAGGATGCGGCCCGTCCACACGCGTGGTAGGATGGGCTTCCTGATCGCATCATCCATCAAAACTGAAGGAGCAACGATATGTCGCTGATCTCAGGAAACGCTTATAAGGACAGCCTTAGAAGCCTGAAACTGAACGCGTACGCCTTCGGGAAGAAAATCGACAACCTCGTGGACCATGAGCTTACGGGACCGGCGATTGAAGCCGTGGCCATGACCTATGACATGGCTCTGGATCCGGCGTACGAGGAGCAGATGACCATCCTTTCACCGGTCACGGGCGAACGGGTCAATCGGTTGACCCACGTGTATCAGAGCGCGGACGACCTGATCAAACGCTTCGAGCTGATGCGGGACATGGCCCGGCGGAACGGTATGTGCATCGGCGCGCGTTGCGTTTCCGGCAACATCCTGGCCGCGCTGCATACACTGACGTACGTTCTTCAAAACAAAACGGGCAAGCCCTACCATGACCGGCTCATCTCCTACCTCGCGAAGGTGCAGAGGGAGGATCTGTCCGTGGCGGGATGCATCACGGACGCCAAAGGCGACCGGAGCAAACGGGCGGGCGAACAGCCCGATCCGGACATGTACCTGCGAATTGTGGACGAGAAGAAAGACGGCATCGTGATCCGGGGGCCCAAGCTGCAGATTTCGGGAGCCATTATTGCCCACGAGTTGATCTGCATGCCCACCACCGCTTACCGCGACGACGAGAAAGCGTATGTGGTGGCTTGCGCTCTGCCCACCGACACTCCGGGCATCACGTACGTGCACGGCGCTCCGGCTCCGGATTACCGTCGATTCAACAGTGATCGGGGAGATCTCGGCAACCCCCGCTATGGGGTCTACAACCTGGCGCATATCTTCTTTGAAGATGTCTTCGTACCGTGGGACCGGGTGTTCATGTGCGGAGAGGCGGAATACACCCACAGGCTGGTGTCCCAGACGGCGCCCACTTTCCGGTGCGTGACCACGTCCTGCAAATGCGGTCACCGGGACCTTCTCATCGGAGGTTCCGCGGTGATCGCCGATTACAATGGAGTCGGCGGCGCGTCCCACATCAGGGACAAGCTGGCCGAAATGCTCTATGACGGCGAGCTGGCCTGGGGATCCATCGTGGCGGCGGCCACCATGGGAACCAAGACCGAATCCGGCAGCTTCTATCCCAATGCGTTGATGGCCAACGTAGCCAAACGGCACGGAACCATGGCCCTCTGGAACACGGCGCGTCTTTCCGTCGATATCTCCGGCGGGTTGATCATGTGCAGTCCGAGCGCCCAGGATCTGGCTAATCCGGATTTGGCTCCGCTGCTGGACAAGTACCTGAAGGCGAACCCGGACGTGGACACGAGGGACCGCCTCAAAATGATGCGTCTCATGGAATACCTGACCGGCATCGGCTGCATCCTGGTGGCGGAATCCACCCAGGGCGGCGCCCCGGTGGTGGTCCAGCAGATGATGATCAAAGGAGAGCTGAATAAGCGCTTGGACGAGTTCAAACAGCGGGTCCTCAATCTCGCCGAGATCGGCTCTTGATACAAATCTGTCTCAGCCGCTCCGCCGAAGGCGGTGCGGCTCGCCCAAAAAGCTTTGAAAAGGGGCGCGGGGGAAAACTTTCTCGAAAGTTTTCCCCCGCGAATGATTATCATAAAATTGATGTTATGTAACTGTCTAATCACCGACGGGAGGTATGA is a window from the Deltaproteobacteria bacterium genome containing:
- a CDS encoding 4-hydroxybutyryl-CoA dehydratase; its protein translation is MSLISGNAYKDSLRSLKLNAYAFGKKIDNLVDHELTGPAIEAVAMTYDMALDPAYEEQMTILSPVTGERVNRLTHVYQSADDLIKRFELMRDMARRNGMCIGARCVSGNILAALHTLTYVLQNKTGKPYHDRLISYLAKVQREDLSVAGCITDAKGDRSKRAGEQPDPDMYLRIVDEKKDGIVIRGPKLQISGAIIAHELICMPTTAYRDDEKAYVVACALPTDTPGITYVHGAPAPDYRRFNSDRGDLGNPRYGVYNLAHIFFEDVFVPWDRVFMCGEAEYTHRLVSQTAPTFRCVTTSCKCGHRDLLIGGSAVIADYNGVGGASHIRDKLAEMLYDGELAWGSIVAAATMGTKTESGSFYPNALMANVAKRHGTMALWNTARLSVDISGGLIMCSPSAQDLANPDLAPLLDKYLKANPDVDTRDRLKMMRLMEYLTGIGCILVAESTQGGAPVVVQQMMIKGELNKRLDEFKQRVLNLAEIGS